From a region of the Marinomonas mediterranea MMB-1 genome:
- the yidD gene encoding membrane protein insertion efficiency factor YidD, whose amino-acid sequence MKILFIYLVKGYQYFISPLLGSNCRFYPSCSQYMIEAIEEHGVLKGVWLGMKRLGRCHPGCDGGLDPVPKNEKKQNS is encoded by the coding sequence ATGAAAATACTATTTATTTACCTAGTCAAAGGCTATCAATACTTTATTAGTCCATTGCTGGGGAGCAACTGTCGATTCTACCCTAGCTGTTCACAATATATGATTGAAGCCATTGAAGAGCATGGCGTTTTAAAGGGGGTTTGGCTCGGAATGAAAAGGCTCGGTCGCTGTCACCCGGGCTGTGACGGTGGTCTGGACCCGGTACCAAAAAACGAAAAGAAACAAAACTCGTAG
- a CDS encoding alpha/beta fold hydrolase, which yields MIHSKKYGENKPDLIVLHGLFGNADNWHSIAQSWSEFYTVHCLDLPNHGKSSPMEALSYPKMADSIVSWMTESDIDECYLLGHSMGGKVAMQLASNYPDKFKKLIVVDIAPVDYQPSHLEIFQGLAEIDSQRPASRKAADDILAKFESSVGVRQFLLKNLKKEESGFSIALARKNIEEGYSTILVKPRLSAPYNKPTLFIKGANSDYIQQKHTQETVAFFPEASVKVIPDTGHWLHAEKPVPFTNLVKRFLQH from the coding sequence ATGATCCACTCAAAGAAATACGGCGAAAATAAACCAGACTTGATCGTTCTTCACGGCTTATTTGGCAATGCCGACAACTGGCATTCGATCGCACAATCTTGGTCAGAATTTTATACCGTCCATTGTCTAGATTTACCGAATCATGGAAAATCATCACCAATGGAAGCACTCAGTTACCCAAAAATGGCGGATTCTATCGTCTCATGGATGACAGAATCTGATATAGATGAATGCTATTTGCTGGGACATTCTATGGGAGGAAAAGTAGCGATGCAGCTGGCATCGAACTACCCTGATAAGTTCAAAAAACTCATCGTGGTAGACATTGCACCTGTCGACTACCAACCGAGTCATTTAGAGATTTTTCAGGGACTTGCTGAAATAGATTCGCAGCGCCCAGCTTCTAGGAAAGCGGCTGACGATATTCTCGCAAAATTTGAAAGTAGTGTCGGAGTAAGGCAGTTTCTATTAAAAAACCTTAAAAAAGAGGAGTCGGGCTTCTCCATTGCACTTGCGCGTAAAAACATCGAAGAAGGCTATTCAACCATTCTAGTCAAACCCCGTTTGAGCGCGCCATACAACAAGCCAACGCTCTTTATAAAAGGGGCTAACTCAGACTATATACAACAAAAACACACGCAAGAAACTGTTGCCTTCTTCCCTGAAGCGAGTGTCAAGGTCATCCCTGATACTGGCCACTGGTTACACGCTGAAAAGCCTGTTCCTTTTACTAACCTAGTAAAACGTTTTCTTCAACATTAA
- a CDS encoding response regulator transcription factor, whose protein sequence is MITLAIADDHPLFRSALIGALKQEFNDVCIHESDDLDSTIEMLQQHSDLDLLLLDLNMPGCGKLYGLIRIRTDFPDVPVAVISGSEDNKIISTVIESGALGFIPKTSEPFQYASAINSILEGDIWIPKNAVLENQNDVNLDMQKKVAELTPQQFKVLCYLHEGMLNKQIAYELNISEATIKAHITAIFRKLGVNNRTQAVLIASDLELSRT, encoded by the coding sequence GTGATTACTCTGGCCATAGCGGATGACCATCCCTTATTTCGCAGCGCTTTAATTGGTGCCCTGAAGCAAGAATTCAACGATGTCTGTATCCATGAGTCGGATGACCTAGACTCAACGATTGAGATGCTGCAACAACATTCTGACCTGGATTTACTGTTGTTGGATTTAAACATGCCGGGGTGTGGCAAGTTATATGGCTTGATACGTATTCGTACGGATTTTCCTGACGTTCCCGTTGCCGTTATTTCTGGCTCAGAAGACAACAAAATCATCTCAACTGTTATTGAGTCTGGTGCATTAGGCTTTATTCCGAAAACCAGTGAACCGTTTCAGTACGCGTCCGCTATAAATTCAATATTAGAGGGTGATATTTGGATTCCTAAAAATGCGGTTCTAGAAAACCAAAACGACGTTAATTTGGACATGCAGAAAAAAGTAGCTGAGCTGACACCTCAACAGTTTAAAGTGCTGTGCTACTTGCATGAGGGGATGTTGAACAAACAAATTGCTTATGAGTTGAATATCTCTGAAGCAACAATTAAGGCACACATTACCGCTATTTTCCGTAAGCTTGGGGTCAACAACCGAACTCAGGCGGTATTGATAGCAAGTGATCTGGAACTAAGTCGAACGTAA
- a CDS encoding TAXI family TRAP transporter solute-binding subunit, with the protein MKLNSLKKSLIAGLTVATMSGATVTANAADRDYILATASTGGTYYPVGVAIATLSKVKLQPKFGMSLSAISSAGSGENVKLLRENQAQFAILQGLYGAWAWNGEGPLKQAGKQTELRSVSMLWQNVEHFVLRKNLAKTGTVADLKDLEGSNNKFSIGKKNSGTEGSGRQLLSGLNIDPDKFSLAFMGYGPSADAMQNGNIEGMNTPAGVPVSAVTRLYASMGNKVKVLDFTDEQMKEANGSYDLWTRYVIPANTYPGQEKAINTIAQPNFLATRADTSEEDIYQLTKSLYENLPYLSAIHKATSVMSIDKAIAGLPVPLHPGAARYYKEQGIEIPDSLIAN; encoded by the coding sequence ATGAAACTGAATTCTTTAAAAAAGTCACTTATTGCAGGCCTAACCGTCGCGACCATGTCAGGTGCCACGGTGACAGCGAACGCAGCTGACAGAGACTACATCTTAGCAACGGCCTCAACTGGCGGTACTTACTACCCAGTTGGCGTCGCCATCGCAACATTGAGTAAGGTAAAACTTCAACCTAAATTTGGTATGTCGTTGTCGGCCATCAGTTCAGCTGGATCAGGTGAAAACGTAAAGCTCCTTCGTGAAAACCAGGCTCAATTTGCGATCTTACAAGGTTTATACGGTGCTTGGGCGTGGAATGGAGAAGGCCCACTAAAACAAGCGGGCAAACAAACTGAACTTCGCTCTGTCAGTATGCTTTGGCAAAACGTAGAACACTTTGTTTTACGAAAAAACCTTGCTAAAACTGGCACCGTAGCAGACCTAAAAGACCTTGAAGGCTCGAATAACAAGTTCTCCATTGGTAAGAAAAACTCTGGTACTGAAGGGTCTGGTCGACAGCTTTTAAGCGGACTAAACATCGACCCTGATAAATTCTCTCTAGCCTTTATGGGTTATGGCCCAAGTGCAGACGCGATGCAAAACGGCAACATCGAAGGCATGAACACCCCTGCCGGAGTACCTGTCAGTGCGGTTACTCGCTTGTATGCATCAATGGGGAATAAAGTAAAAGTATTGGATTTCACCGATGAGCAAATGAAAGAGGCCAATGGCAGTTATGACCTTTGGACTCGTTATGTGATTCCTGCAAACACTTATCCCGGCCAGGAAAAAGCGATTAATACCATCGCCCAGCCTAACTTTTTGGCGACCAGAGCCGATACATCGGAAGAAGATATTTATCAGCTAACAAAATCTTTGTACGAAAACTTGCCTTACCTCAGCGCAATCCACAAAGCGACATCAGTCATGTCTATTGACAAGGCTATTGCTGGATTACCAGTGCCTCTGCACCCAGGTGCGGCACGCTACTATAAGGAACAAGGTATTGAAATACCGGATTCACTTATTGCTAATTAG
- a CDS encoding HAD family hydrolase translates to MHQIKVVLFDLGNVLVDLGDKSRIASFLNTDDTLEVIWRKWLTSEAVAKFDSGKIGLDEFVNQLMNEVGHHGDKSQFKEAFVAWPNGLFDGAIELVKAVPSHFHKAILSNTNAAHWGRLMDEMGLSSQFDSYFASHQMGLVKPDRSSYLHVIDALNVLPQEILFMDDNKLNIDAAQGLGINAFLVRGVQEAKRCLQDNNILS, encoded by the coding sequence ATGCACCAGATAAAGGTCGTGTTATTTGACTTAGGAAATGTATTGGTCGATTTAGGTGATAAAAGTCGAATTGCGTCGTTCTTAAATACAGATGATACGTTGGAAGTAATATGGCGTAAATGGCTTACCTCAGAGGCCGTTGCCAAGTTCGATTCAGGCAAAATAGGGCTCGATGAGTTTGTGAACCAATTGATGAATGAAGTCGGTCATCATGGAGATAAGAGCCAGTTTAAAGAAGCCTTTGTGGCCTGGCCAAATGGTTTGTTTGACGGCGCAATAGAGCTTGTAAAGGCTGTACCCAGTCACTTTCATAAAGCGATCTTGTCTAATACAAATGCAGCGCATTGGGGACGCCTGATGGATGAAATGGGGTTGTCTAGTCAATTTGACAGTTACTTTGCCTCTCATCAAATGGGTCTGGTTAAGCCGGATCGCTCATCTTATTTACATGTAATAGATGCGTTAAACGTATTGCCGCAAGAAATTCTATTTATGGATGATAACAAGCTAAATATTGATGCGGCGCAGGGTCTTGGTATTAATGCCTTCTTAGTGCGTGGTGTTCAAGAAGCCAAACGTTGCTTGCAGGATAACAATATCCTATCGTAA
- a CDS encoding SPOR domain-containing protein: protein MGDLKHVFCWSAASLALLSLVGCSSLTGTSNVLSNAELQNHVAAHATEINTIKPQMEELEREQALLKEDLVDLEQKIAKLQRSPVVQSASDTTKKAGMKASPEEEVYSSRSEPVVADFKSGRNASGKGMSTKVTSMSSNQYSGQFYGVQLAAYASKSLAMKGWQKISRANPIDYVDTAPLIKRHTIKGKVYYQLKVGPFVERSYSVDFCNMLKQQRAQTCLITRYDGEPFLSP from the coding sequence GTGGGTGATCTAAAGCATGTATTTTGCTGGAGTGCGGCGAGCTTGGCTTTACTAAGCTTAGTCGGTTGTTCTTCTTTGACAGGAACCTCAAATGTTCTCTCGAATGCGGAATTGCAAAATCATGTAGCGGCTCACGCCACAGAAATAAATACCATCAAACCTCAGATGGAAGAATTGGAACGAGAGCAAGCCCTTCTAAAAGAGGACTTAGTTGACCTTGAACAGAAGATAGCTAAGCTACAGCGATCGCCAGTGGTGCAAAGTGCTAGCGATACGACGAAAAAAGCAGGGATGAAGGCTTCACCAGAAGAGGAGGTGTATTCGAGTCGAAGCGAACCTGTTGTCGCGGATTTTAAGTCTGGTCGAAATGCGTCAGGGAAAGGTATGTCTACCAAAGTAACCTCTATGTCGTCTAATCAGTACTCAGGTCAGTTCTACGGCGTTCAATTGGCGGCTTACGCGAGTAAATCTCTAGCGATGAAAGGCTGGCAAAAAATTAGTCGTGCAAATCCGATAGATTATGTCGATACAGCCCCTCTTATTAAGCGCCATACGATAAAAGGAAAAGTGTATTATCAGCTGAAAGTTGGGCCATTTGTTGAGCGGTCGTACAGTGTTGATTTTTGCAATATGCTAAAACAGCAACGTGCTCAAACCTGTCTTATTACTCGCTACGATGGCGAGCCTTTTTTGAGCCCTTAG
- a CDS encoding pectinesterase family protein translates to MSKTHYSAHVSQSRKPSTFSSITHALQSAPDDNRPFTIHIDEGVYEERLNITRNNVHLVGAGKKNTVITGSMVAGQLNNSGELISTLGSRTLMINATDCSLTSLTIRNDFDYINNALLALDSNDRVKHTQAVALLLGNDCDRCIIDDVRLQGFQDTLFVKGSRSYFYQCDITGNIDFIFGNGNAVFDQCTVVARNTPTSLKSMGYLTAPSTPLDQEFGLTFLDCQLVKESADIPIQSYALGRPWHPTTSFSDGKYADPNAIGKTTFIRCFMGDHIYGWDKMGGKDKHGNQIYFLPECDARFNEYQCHGPGANSTRFQLSSLDAHKYSIDSILEGWLPKIAG, encoded by the coding sequence ATGAGTAAAACACACTACAGCGCGCATGTCTCCCAATCACGTAAACCGAGTACTTTTTCAAGCATAACCCACGCTTTGCAAAGTGCTCCTGATGACAATCGCCCATTCACAATACATATTGATGAGGGGGTCTATGAAGAACGACTCAATATCACTCGGAACAATGTACACCTAGTAGGAGCAGGCAAAAAAAATACCGTTATTACAGGAAGCATGGTCGCGGGACAACTTAATAACAGCGGTGAACTCATTAGTACGCTTGGCAGCAGAACACTCATGATAAACGCAACAGATTGCAGCCTAACATCGCTAACGATACGCAATGACTTTGATTATATAAATAATGCTTTACTGGCACTCGATTCTAACGACCGAGTAAAACATACTCAAGCCGTCGCACTTCTATTGGGGAACGATTGCGACAGATGCATTATTGATGATGTTAGACTCCAAGGCTTTCAAGACACCTTGTTTGTAAAGGGTTCAAGAAGCTATTTTTACCAGTGTGATATTACAGGTAATATCGATTTTATTTTTGGAAACGGCAATGCGGTATTTGATCAATGCACAGTCGTCGCACGAAATACACCAACAAGTTTAAAAAGTATGGGGTATCTCACCGCCCCAAGCACACCACTAGATCAGGAGTTCGGCCTCACATTTCTTGACTGCCAGCTCGTTAAAGAAAGCGCGGATATCCCAATACAAAGCTATGCATTAGGGAGACCTTGGCACCCAACCACCTCATTTTCCGATGGTAAATATGCCGACCCAAATGCAATTGGAAAAACAACCTTTATCCGGTGTTTTATGGGCGACCATATCTATGGTTGGGATAAAATGGGCGGGAAAGACAAACATGGTAATCAGATCTATTTTTTACCTGAATGTGACGCACGATTTAACGAGTATCAATGCCATGGTCCCGGAGCAAACAGTACGCGTTTTCAATTGAGCTCATTGGATGCCCACAAATATTCTATCGATTCTATTCTAGAAGGGTGGCTCCCTAAGATTGCAGGCTAA
- the acs gene encoding acetate--CoA ligase, translated as MTQEVSDFQRKFSPAGTVPHDVFEENYQASISNPEVFWGEMGKRLHWFKPYSVVKNISFARNNVSIKWYEDGELNVAYNCIDRHLPEKANQVAYYLEGDQEGPSDSITYQELHDEVGRLANALKSQGIVKGDRVAIYMPMIPQAVYAMLACARIGAIHSVIFGGFSASAIADRLNDCDVKLVMTADQGKRAGNSINLKKNVDMALADNACPSVKNAMVYRYTKADIEWNEDIDLDWQALVDEQSTDCPAVSMNAEDPLFILYTSGSTGKPKGVVHTSGGYLVYASMTQEIVFGLQPDDVYWCAADVGWITGHSYMVYGPLANGVTSVLFEGVPTYPDAGRIGRVVDKYKVNLLYTAPTAVRALMAKGDEAIETSSRDSLRVLGSVGEPINPEAWSWYHQKIGNSKCPIADTWWQTETGGMMMTPRLTETNVKPGACTSPIYGVQPALMDPNGNVIEDQGVEVEGGLVLTDSWPGQARTVYGDHERFEQTYFSTYDGVYFTGDGARRDADGDYWITGRVDDVLNVSGHRLGTAEIESALVAHPSVAEAAVVGYPHDLKGQGLYVYVSPIAGVTPDDALTKSVRQFVRQEVGPVATPDLIQWTVRGLPKTRSGKIMRRILRKIAANEHEQLGDTTTLADPSVVDDLIDNRLND; from the coding sequence ATGACACAAGAAGTAAGCGATTTTCAGCGCAAATTTAGCCCAGCTGGAACCGTTCCGCATGACGTCTTTGAAGAGAACTATCAGGCTTCTATTTCTAACCCCGAGGTTTTTTGGGGAGAAATGGGTAAGCGGCTTCATTGGTTTAAGCCTTATTCCGTCGTGAAAAATATCAGCTTTGCTCGTAATAACGTCAGCATCAAGTGGTATGAAGATGGCGAACTAAACGTTGCCTATAATTGTATTGATCGTCATCTTCCTGAGAAAGCGAATCAAGTTGCGTACTATCTTGAAGGTGATCAAGAAGGGCCGTCTGATTCCATTACCTACCAAGAGCTTCATGATGAAGTAGGGCGTTTGGCCAACGCGCTAAAATCTCAAGGAATCGTAAAAGGCGACCGCGTTGCTATTTATATGCCAATGATCCCGCAGGCGGTTTATGCCATGTTGGCATGTGCTCGAATCGGTGCTATCCACAGTGTTATTTTTGGTGGCTTTTCAGCCAGCGCTATTGCTGATCGCTTGAATGACTGTGACGTAAAGCTCGTCATGACGGCAGATCAAGGCAAACGCGCAGGAAACTCAATAAATCTTAAAAAGAATGTCGATATGGCGCTGGCGGATAACGCCTGCCCGTCAGTAAAAAATGCAATGGTTTATCGATATACGAAGGCTGACATAGAGTGGAACGAAGACATCGACCTAGACTGGCAAGCGTTGGTTGATGAGCAAAGTACGGATTGTCCTGCAGTGTCTATGAATGCCGAAGATCCTCTTTTCATTTTGTACACGTCCGGATCGACAGGCAAGCCAAAAGGCGTTGTTCATACGTCAGGAGGCTATTTAGTGTATGCGTCTATGACTCAAGAAATTGTCTTTGGTTTACAACCGGATGATGTTTACTGGTGTGCGGCGGACGTAGGATGGATTACGGGTCATAGCTATATGGTATATGGTCCTCTTGCCAATGGTGTCACAAGTGTTCTGTTCGAAGGGGTTCCAACCTATCCTGATGCGGGGCGCATTGGCCGTGTCGTTGATAAGTATAAAGTAAATCTTCTTTATACCGCACCAACCGCGGTGCGCGCGTTAATGGCTAAAGGTGATGAAGCGATCGAAACCAGCTCACGAGATAGCTTAAGAGTACTCGGTAGTGTGGGCGAGCCGATCAATCCTGAAGCGTGGTCTTGGTATCATCAAAAGATTGGCAATAGCAAATGTCCTATTGCGGATACATGGTGGCAAACCGAAACCGGTGGTATGATGATGACGCCTAGGCTAACGGAGACCAATGTTAAGCCTGGAGCCTGTACGTCTCCTATATACGGCGTTCAACCTGCGTTAATGGACCCGAATGGTAATGTAATCGAAGATCAAGGCGTAGAAGTTGAGGGTGGGCTAGTACTTACTGATTCATGGCCGGGTCAAGCAAGAACGGTGTATGGGGATCATGAAAGGTTTGAACAAACCTATTTTAGTACCTATGACGGCGTGTATTTTACTGGAGACGGTGCGCGTCGGGATGCCGATGGAGATTATTGGATTACCGGTCGAGTAGACGATGTATTGAATGTCTCAGGGCATAGGTTGGGGACTGCTGAAATTGAAAGTGCTCTGGTAGCGCATCCATCGGTGGCAGAAGCGGCGGTGGTTGGTTACCCGCATGACCTGAAGGGCCAAGGGCTTTATGTTTATGTGTCACCGATTGCGGGTGTAACTCCCGATGACGCGCTTACGAAGTCAGTACGGCAGTTTGTTCGTCAGGAAGTCGGTCCCGTCGCGACGCCCGATTTGATTCAATGGACGGTACGTGGTTTGCCTAAAACTCGCTCTGGTAAAATAATGCGAAGGATTTTGCGAAAAATTGCCGCGAACGAGCATGAGCAGTTAGGCGACACCACTACCTTAGCTGACCCTAGCGTTGTTGATGATTTAATTGATAACCGACTAAATGATTAA
- a CDS encoding TRAP transporter permease, which yields MSSPNTSADSHIDQDVNLEEFETQHRNTPLINRVVFGFSIFLAIAHIYINTLGTLPELWVSAFHFAGFGTLCALLIPAHPSLRNSKIAFAIDSLIVLLLIATVFYIALFEDALYERGVVFSTGDWIFSSIAIILSLELIRRTTGWFIPSLILVALSYVVLWGQWISGAFSFPGLSLETLLYRSFFSTDGMFGSISRISWSFVFMFILFGAFLVKSGAGEFIITLSRSLASKMIGGPGFVAVLGSGLMGSVSGSSVANTVSTGVITIPLMRRAGFPARFAAGIEAAASTGGQLMPPVMGAGAFIMASYTQVSYVTIIGVAAIPALLYFLSVAFFVRVEAKRSNVTSTDDDGVSIKDVLKEGWHHAIPLAVLVTLLIQGFTPTYAAGISILSVIAASWLSKQHRMGPLAILDAMAQGAKNMSTTAVLLVGIGLVVNVISTTGVGNTFSLLITDWAGGSLLWTIILVAIASLVLGMGLPVTASYIVLGTLSAPAIFNLIAESQLVDQIASGQLPEAASAIFMLVDPSVLGTLTQGMPIEQAQALVSQVPADFKSMLMDQALGAESVAMILVTAHMIIFWLSQDSNVTPPVCLTAFAAAAIAKTPPMRTGVTAWKLAKGLYIIPLMMAYTPLIGGEPLELLKLTIFGIFGLYALVAAMEGYLEDKLNILTRIVTLAASGAMLWPHLPIAVNAIGLVVFLIIFVITNRSYNAKSAN from the coding sequence ATGTCGTCTCCAAACACATCGGCGGATAGCCATATTGACCAAGATGTAAATCTGGAAGAATTCGAAACACAACATCGAAATACCCCTCTTATAAATCGTGTTGTATTCGGATTTAGTATTTTCCTTGCCATTGCACACATTTATATCAACACATTAGGAACCCTCCCAGAACTTTGGGTGTCGGCCTTCCACTTTGCAGGCTTCGGCACTCTCTGTGCTTTGCTTATTCCCGCTCATCCGTCGCTTAGAAACAGTAAAATTGCCTTTGCGATTGATTCGTTAATTGTCTTATTGCTAATCGCAACGGTGTTTTATATTGCACTGTTTGAAGACGCACTGTACGAACGGGGAGTGGTCTTTTCCACGGGCGATTGGATTTTTTCGTCGATTGCTATCATTCTCTCCTTAGAATTGATCCGACGTACAACCGGCTGGTTCATACCATCACTCATACTCGTTGCACTCTCCTACGTTGTACTGTGGGGACAATGGATTAGTGGAGCGTTTTCTTTTCCAGGATTAAGCTTAGAAACACTGCTCTATCGAAGCTTCTTCAGTACCGACGGTATGTTCGGCTCTATTTCACGAATTTCATGGAGTTTTGTCTTCATGTTTATTCTGTTTGGTGCCTTTTTAGTAAAATCTGGCGCAGGTGAATTCATCATCACATTATCTCGCTCCCTAGCCAGCAAAATGATCGGAGGCCCTGGATTTGTAGCGGTCTTAGGTTCAGGACTTATGGGCTCTGTTTCCGGTTCGTCTGTTGCTAACACTGTTTCAACTGGTGTCATCACCATTCCTCTTATGAGGCGCGCAGGTTTCCCTGCAAGGTTTGCAGCAGGAATCGAAGCCGCAGCCTCAACGGGCGGTCAACTGATGCCTCCAGTTATGGGCGCAGGTGCCTTTATAATGGCATCCTATACACAGGTGTCTTACGTCACTATTATTGGTGTTGCAGCCATCCCCGCTCTACTTTACTTTTTGTCTGTTGCGTTTTTTGTCAGAGTAGAAGCAAAACGAAGCAACGTGACATCAACTGACGATGACGGTGTATCGATAAAAGACGTTCTCAAAGAAGGCTGGCATCATGCCATTCCGCTCGCCGTTTTAGTTACCTTGCTCATTCAAGGCTTTACACCAACTTATGCGGCTGGCATTAGTATTTTATCGGTTATTGCCGCATCTTGGCTATCGAAGCAACACAGAATGGGACCGTTGGCGATATTAGATGCGATGGCACAAGGCGCCAAAAACATGTCTACAACAGCAGTCCTATTAGTTGGGATTGGTCTTGTGGTAAACGTCATTAGCACCACGGGCGTCGGTAATACCTTCTCTCTTCTTATCACTGATTGGGCTGGAGGAAGCTTACTTTGGACGATCATTCTTGTTGCTATCGCATCACTCGTTTTAGGCATGGGCTTGCCTGTCACTGCATCGTATATCGTGTTAGGAACCTTATCAGCACCGGCCATTTTTAACCTCATTGCAGAAAGCCAGCTCGTTGATCAAATTGCGTCGGGGCAATTACCTGAAGCCGCATCAGCGATTTTCATGCTGGTTGATCCAAGCGTATTAGGTACACTTACGCAGGGCATGCCTATTGAGCAAGCCCAAGCACTGGTCTCTCAAGTTCCTGCAGACTTTAAAAGCATGCTAATGGATCAAGCGTTGGGAGCTGAGTCCGTCGCAATGATTCTAGTAACGGCTCATATGATTATCTTTTGGCTTTCCCAAGACAGTAATGTCACTCCGCCGGTTTGTCTCACCGCTTTCGCTGCTGCCGCAATAGCAAAAACCCCTCCAATGCGCACGGGCGTGACCGCTTGGAAACTCGCGAAAGGGCTCTATATCATCCCATTGATGATGGCCTATACCCCTCTCATTGGTGGTGAGCCACTAGAGTTGTTAAAGCTAACCATTTTCGGAATTTTTGGTCTATATGCTCTAGTCGCAGCAATGGAAGGCTACCTTGAAGACAAGCTGAACATTCTCACTCGTATTGTGACACTGGCCGCGTCTGGCGCTATGCTTTGGCCACATCTTCCTATTGCTGTAAACGCTATTGGCCTTGTCGTGTTCCTAATCATTTTCGTTATCACAAACCGCAGCTACAATGCGAAAAGCGCAAACTAA
- a CDS encoding CDP-alcohol phosphatidyltransferase family protein: MLDTRLLPIIKKPLNLIAKVLDTFGVSANYVTIAGFLIGACAIPLLWQQHYVWALIAILLNRICDGIDGELARITEPTDLGGYLDITLDFIFYSGVVFGFALAQPEINGLASAFLIFSFMGTGASFLAFAIMAEKRHIETLEYGRKSLYFIGGLTEGTETIACFVLMCLFPDYFIQIAVAFGLMCWLTTVTRIYAAYRTLK; encoded by the coding sequence GTGTTAGACACAAGACTGTTGCCTATTATCAAGAAACCATTAAACCTGATTGCTAAGGTGTTGGATACTTTTGGGGTGAGCGCTAATTACGTGACGATAGCGGGTTTTTTAATCGGAGCCTGCGCCATCCCACTTTTATGGCAGCAGCATTATGTTTGGGCGCTTATTGCGATCCTTTTGAACAGAATCTGCGATGGTATTGACGGCGAGCTTGCTCGTATAACCGAGCCTACTGATCTAGGCGGCTACTTAGACATAACGCTTGATTTTATATTTTATTCGGGTGTTGTGTTTGGGTTTGCATTAGCTCAGCCAGAGATAAATGGTTTAGCCTCCGCGTTTCTTATTTTCTCTTTCATGGGAACGGGAGCAAGCTTCCTTGCGTTTGCGATCATGGCGGAGAAGAGGCACATTGAAACACTCGAATACGGCCGTAAATCGCTTTATTTTATTGGTGGTCTGACAGAAGGCACAGAGACGATTGCTTGCTTTGTTTTAATGTGCCTTTTTCCCGATTACTTTATTCAGATAGCAGTGGCATTTGGATTGATGTGCTGGCTCACGACGGTTACTCGAATTTATGCGGCTTACCGCACGTTAAAATAG
- a CDS encoding prephenate dehydratase, translated as MSDHSVSTYKFDPSAANIVAYQGEPGAYSHLACKHSFPDWTAVHCATFSDALTMVENGDAYYAMIPVENSTAGRVEEIYRELKRTELYVVKEHFEPVNHCLLIRESSTTAHIKRVGSHPQALAQCDSNIKALGAVNVAMYDTAGAAKHLSENDDDTLAVISSELAAELYGLQIAKSHFNDVAGNTTRFLVFSRQQKQPEFELDKTYITSFMFRVRNIPAALYKAMGGFATRGINMLKLESYMVNGHFTATQFYVDVEAHFQESKMQAALEELMFFSEEIRILGTYEADSYRKDKA; from the coding sequence ATGTCTGACCATTCTGTATCTACCTATAAATTTGATCCGTCTGCCGCAAACATTGTTGCTTACCAAGGGGAGCCGGGGGCGTATTCTCATTTAGCATGCAAACACTCTTTTCCTGACTGGACGGCTGTACACTGTGCGACGTTTTCAGATGCGCTAACGATGGTTGAAAATGGCGACGCTTATTACGCAATGATCCCGGTTGAAAATTCGACGGCAGGTCGAGTAGAGGAAATATATCGAGAGCTTAAGCGCACAGAGTTATATGTGGTAAAAGAGCACTTTGAACCTGTAAACCATTGCTTACTTATAAGAGAGAGCTCAACAACCGCGCATATCAAGAGAGTAGGAAGTCATCCTCAAGCATTGGCGCAATGTGATAGTAATATCAAAGCATTGGGTGCTGTAAACGTCGCTATGTACGATACGGCAGGAGCAGCAAAGCACTTGTCTGAAAATGACGATGATACATTGGCTGTGATTTCATCTGAGCTTGCAGCGGAGCTTTACGGATTACAAATAGCAAAGTCTCATTTTAACGATGTTGCTGGAAATACAACCCGATTCTTGGTTTTTTCACGCCAGCAAAAACAGCCAGAATTTGAGTTAGATAAAACGTATATAACCTCGTTTATGTTTCGGGTAAGGAACATACCAGCGGCGCTATATAAAGCCATGGGCGGCTTTGCCACACGCGGTATCAATATGCTGAAACTTGAAAGTTACATGGTGAATGGGCATTTTACGGCGACACAGTTCTATGTAGATGTAGAAGCGCATTTTCAAGAGTCGAAGATGCAGGCGGCACTGGAAGAGCTGATGTTTTTCTCTGAAGAAATTCGTATCCTTGGTACCTATGAAGCAGACTCGTACCGTAAGGATAAAGCTTAA